A window from Variovorax sp. PBL-E5 encodes these proteins:
- the tatC gene encoding twin-arginine translocase subunit TatC, whose amino-acid sequence MAESTDKNKDKEDELAGTEQPFVQHLMELRDRLIYCIYGLVVAGILLSIWPGPSGLIDLIAIPIRAHMPHDAKLIAIGVFSPFFVPLKVLAMTSVLLALPWLMYQCWAFVAPGLYSHEKKFALPLIFFGSFLAYCGIAFVQFFVLDKMFSFIQRFTPPSVAATPDISSYVEAILSLYIAFGVAFQVPIVVMLAVRFELVTVEKLRSFRGYFVVVAFVVAAVLTPPDVVSQLALAIPMCLLYEIGIIGARYFSKYTKAPEERADSAQS is encoded by the coding sequence ATGGCCGAATCCACCGACAAGAACAAAGACAAAGAAGACGAGCTGGCCGGCACCGAGCAGCCCTTCGTCCAGCACCTGATGGAGCTGCGCGATCGGCTGATCTACTGCATCTATGGCCTCGTGGTCGCCGGCATCCTGCTTTCGATCTGGCCCGGTCCGAGCGGGCTGATCGACCTGATCGCGATCCCGATCCGCGCCCACATGCCGCACGACGCGAAGCTGATCGCCATCGGCGTGTTCTCGCCCTTCTTCGTCCCGCTCAAGGTGCTGGCCATGACCTCGGTGCTGCTGGCGCTGCCCTGGCTGATGTACCAGTGCTGGGCCTTCGTGGCGCCCGGGCTCTACAGCCATGAAAAGAAGTTCGCGCTGCCGCTGATCTTCTTCGGCAGCTTCCTGGCTTACTGCGGCATCGCCTTCGTGCAGTTCTTCGTGCTGGACAAGATGTTCAGCTTCATCCAGCGCTTCACGCCGCCGTCGGTGGCGGCCACGCCCGACATCTCGTCCTACGTGGAGGCGATCCTGTCGCTCTACATCGCGTTCGGCGTTGCCTTCCAGGTCCCGATCGTGGTCATGCTGGCCGTGCGCTTCGAGCTGGTCACGGTCGAGAAGCTGCGTTCCTTCCGCGGCTATTTCGTCGTCGTCGCCTTCGTCGTGGCGGCGGTGCTGACGCCGCCGGACGTGGTGTCGCAGCTCGCGCTGGCGATCCCGATGTGCCTGCTCTACGAGATCGGCATCATCGGTGCGCGCTACTTCTCGAAGTACACCAAGGCGCCCGAAGAGCGCGCCGATTCGGCGCAGTCCTGA
- a CDS encoding Nif3-like dinuclear metal center hexameric protein — MSTTRHELLHAFDLLLAPARFKDYGPNGLQVEGRTTVRKIVSGVTASRALIEAAIRAEADAVFVHHGLFWRGQDGRVTGWMKQRLGLLLGDDVNLFAYHLPLDAHPELGNNAQLGLKLGLIAHAGAAGRFGDQEIGFLGARDNGEDFKSAKALASHVEKALGKPVTLLDTAHRAIRNIAWCTGGAQGYFEAAIAAGADAFLTGEISEPQAHYAREMGVAFIACGHHASERYGAPAVAGHVAAQLGLAHEFIDIDNPA, encoded by the coding sequence ATGAGCACGACACGCCACGAACTCCTGCACGCGTTCGATCTCCTGCTCGCGCCCGCGCGCTTCAAGGACTACGGGCCCAACGGCCTGCAGGTCGAGGGCCGCACCACGGTGCGCAAGATCGTCTCGGGCGTGACCGCCAGCCGCGCGCTGATCGAGGCTGCCATCCGCGCCGAGGCCGATGCGGTCTTCGTCCACCACGGCCTGTTCTGGCGCGGCCAGGACGGGCGCGTGACCGGCTGGATGAAGCAGCGGCTCGGCCTGCTGCTCGGCGACGACGTCAATCTGTTCGCCTACCATCTGCCGCTCGATGCGCATCCCGAGCTCGGCAACAACGCGCAGCTTGGCCTGAAACTCGGACTGATCGCGCACGCAGGCGCGGCCGGCCGCTTCGGCGACCAGGAGATCGGCTTCCTGGGCGCGCGCGACAACGGCGAGGACTTCAAGAGCGCGAAGGCGCTGGCCAGCCACGTGGAAAAGGCGCTGGGCAAGCCGGTCACGCTGCTGGACACGGCCCATCGCGCGATCCGCAACATCGCCTGGTGCACGGGCGGCGCGCAAGGCTATTTCGAAGCGGCCATCGCCGCGGGCGCCGACGCCTTTCTCACCGGCGAGATCTCGGAGCCGCAGGCCCACTACGCGCGCGAGATGGGCGTCGCGTTCATCGCCTGCGGGCACCACGCGAGCGAGCGCTACGGCGCGCCGGCCGTGGCGGGCCATGTCGCCGCGCAGCTCGGCCTCGCGCACGAATTCATCGACATCGACAACCCCGCGTGA
- the petA gene encoding ubiquinol-cytochrome c reductase iron-sulfur subunit produces MSDSTAGRPRIDTSKRTWLIASGCAGVVGGVATAVPFVSSFEPSEKAKAAGAPVEADISGLQVGQKMTVEWRGKPVWILKRSPEQIAELPKLDPQLADPESKRHPDEFTPKYAQNETRSIKPEVLVVVGICTHLGCSPGDRFQAGPQPSLPDDWEGGFLCPCHGSTFDLAGRVFKNKPAPDNLPVPPHMYLSDTRLLIGEDKKA; encoded by the coding sequence ATGAGTGACAGCACTGCCGGCCGCCCCCGGATCGACACCAGCAAGCGGACATGGTTGATCGCATCGGGATGTGCAGGCGTAGTGGGTGGCGTGGCCACCGCCGTTCCGTTCGTGAGCAGTTTCGAACCCTCCGAGAAAGCCAAGGCAGCCGGTGCGCCGGTCGAGGCCGACATCAGCGGCCTGCAGGTCGGCCAGAAGATGACGGTCGAATGGCGTGGCAAGCCGGTCTGGATCCTCAAACGATCGCCAGAGCAGATCGCCGAGCTGCCCAAGCTCGATCCGCAACTCGCCGACCCGGAGTCCAAGCGCCATCCGGACGAATTCACACCCAAGTACGCGCAGAACGAAACCCGCTCGATCAAGCCCGAAGTGCTGGTCGTGGTCGGCATCTGCACCCACCTCGGCTGCTCGCCGGGCGATCGCTTCCAGGCCGGCCCGCAGCCCTCGCTGCCCGATGACTGGGAAGGCGGCTTCCTGTGCCCTTGCCACGGATCGACCTTCGACCTGGCCGGCCGCGTGTTCAAGAACAAGCCCGCACCCGACAACCTGCCCGTGCCGCCGCACATGTATCTCTCCGATACGCGCCTGCTCATCGGCGAAGACAAGAAGGCTTGA
- the mscL gene encoding large conductance mechanosensitive channel protein MscL produces MSVMKEFREFAVKGNVVDLAVGVIIGAAFGKIVDSLVTDIIMPIVGLVFGKLDFSSLYIVLGTIPAGVPNTLADLKKAGVGVLAYGNFITVAVNFVILAFIIFIMVKQINKLRKKNEEAPAPAAPPEDVVLLREIRDSLKRA; encoded by the coding sequence ATGAGCGTCATGAAAGAGTTCCGTGAATTTGCCGTCAAAGGCAATGTGGTCGACCTCGCGGTCGGCGTGATCATCGGTGCGGCGTTCGGCAAGATCGTCGACTCGCTGGTCACCGACATCATCATGCCGATCGTCGGGCTGGTCTTCGGCAAGCTCGACTTCTCCAGCCTGTACATCGTGCTGGGGACGATCCCGGCCGGCGTTCCCAACACGCTGGCCGATCTCAAGAAGGCCGGCGTGGGCGTGCTGGCCTACGGCAACTTCATCACGGTCGCGGTCAACTTCGTGATCCTGGCCTTCATCATCTTCATCATGGTCAAGCAGATCAACAAGCTGCGCAAGAAGAACGAAGAAGCACCCGCGCCGGCCGCGCCGCCTGAAGACGTCGTGCTGCTGCGCGAGATCCGCGACAGCCTCAAGCGCGCCTGA
- the tatB gene encoding Sec-independent protein translocase protein TatB: MIDLGISKLALIGAVALIVIGPEKLPRVARTVGTLLGKAQRYVNDVKAEVNRSMDLDELRKMKDTVQEAARDVEHSIQSGASDFEKQFSESGQTLSALSEPTPSFPEYKHPRKNWRLKQGATPQWYKARNGVRTKALSGAARVARFRPHKIN, encoded by the coding sequence GTGATCGATCTCGGCATCTCGAAACTTGCGCTGATCGGCGCGGTCGCGCTGATCGTCATCGGGCCCGAGAAGCTGCCGCGCGTGGCGCGCACTGTCGGCACGCTGCTCGGCAAGGCGCAGCGCTACGTGAACGACGTGAAGGCCGAGGTCAACCGCTCGATGGACCTCGACGAGCTGCGCAAGATGAAGGACACGGTGCAGGAAGCGGCGCGCGACGTCGAGCACAGCATCCAGTCCGGCGCGAGCGACTTCGAGAAGCAGTTCTCCGAGAGCGGCCAGACCCTGTCGGCCCTGTCCGAGCCGACGCCCTCCTTTCCCGAGTACAAGCACCCCCGCAAGAACTGGCGCCTGAAGCAGGGCGCCACCCCGCAGTGGTACAAGGCGCGCAACGGCGTGCGCACCAAGGCGCTGTCGGGCGCGGCGCGCGTGGCACGCTTTCGCCCTCACAAAATCAACTAG
- the tatA gene encoding Sec-independent protein translocase subunit TatA — translation MGSLSIWHWLIVLLVVVMIFGTKKLRNMGSDLGGAVKGFKDGMREGSSSDEPGAPPAQVTANPAADKSTIDVEARQKS, via the coding sequence ATGGGTTCACTTTCCATCTGGCACTGGTTGATCGTGCTGCTCGTCGTCGTGATGATCTTCGGCACCAAGAAGCTGCGCAACATGGGGTCCGATCTCGGCGGCGCCGTCAAGGGCTTCAAGGACGGCATGCGCGAAGGCTCGTCCTCCGACGAACCCGGCGCGCCGCCCGCGCAGGTGACGGCCAACCCGGCCGCCGACAAGTCGACGATCGACGTCGAAGCGCGTCAGAAGTCCTGA
- a CDS encoding trypsin-like peptidase domain-containing protein — MKRTWLLFAQAVTVLLAAYFVVATLKPEWLNRRSTSLGGVVSVIEAPAANPAIPAPGSLSAAAKKASPAVVSINTSKMAQRNPRSDDPWFKFFFGDQGADQPQIGLGSGVIVSTDGYILTNNHVVEGADEIDVTLNDSRHARGKVIGTDPDTDLAVLKVELDKLPVIVLGNSDALQVGDQVLAIGNPFGVGQTVTSGIVSALGRNQLGINTFENFIQTDAAINPGNSGGALIDINGNLEGINTAIYSRSGGSMGIGFAIPVSTAKQILEDIVKDGKVSRGWIGVEPNDLTPELAETFGIKANAGVIITGVLQNGPAAKAGVRPGDVITGVGDKKIGNVQELLTAVAGLKPGNAARFALQRGADKMELDVTAGLRPRISPKRTPDPNQNDTE; from the coding sequence ATGAAACGCACCTGGCTGCTGTTTGCCCAAGCCGTCACCGTCCTGCTGGCGGCTTATTTCGTCGTCGCCACCCTCAAGCCCGAGTGGCTCAACCGCCGCAGCACCTCACTCGGCGGCGTGGTGTCGGTGATCGAGGCGCCGGCCGCGAATCCGGCCATCCCCGCGCCGGGCAGCCTGAGCGCGGCCGCGAAGAAGGCGTCGCCCGCCGTGGTCAGCATCAACACCAGCAAGATGGCGCAGCGCAATCCGCGCAGCGACGATCCGTGGTTCAAGTTCTTCTTCGGCGACCAGGGGGCAGACCAGCCCCAGATCGGCCTCGGCAGCGGCGTCATCGTGAGTACGGATGGTTACATCCTCACCAACAACCACGTGGTGGAAGGCGCCGACGAGATCGACGTCACGCTCAACGACAGCCGCCACGCGCGCGGCAAGGTGATCGGCACCGACCCCGACACCGACCTGGCGGTGCTGAAGGTCGAGCTCGACAAGCTGCCCGTCATCGTGCTGGGCAACTCCGATGCGCTGCAGGTGGGCGACCAGGTGCTCGCCATCGGCAACCCCTTCGGCGTCGGCCAGACCGTGACCAGCGGCATCGTCTCGGCGCTCGGGCGCAACCAGCTCGGCATCAACACCTTCGAGAATTTCATCCAGACCGATGCGGCCATCAACCCCGGCAATTCGGGCGGTGCGCTGATCGACATCAACGGCAACCTCGAGGGCATCAACACCGCGATCTACTCGCGCTCGGGCGGCAGCATGGGCATCGGCTTCGCGATCCCGGTCTCGACCGCCAAGCAGATCCTCGAGGACATCGTGAAAGACGGCAAGGTCAGCCGCGGCTGGATCGGCGTCGAGCCGAACGACCTCACACCCGAACTGGCCGAGACCTTCGGCATCAAGGCCAATGCCGGCGTGATCATCACCGGCGTGCTGCAGAACGGGCCGGCCGCCAAGGCCGGCGTCCGGCCGGGCGACGTGATCACCGGCGTGGGCGACAAGAAGATCGGCAACGTGCAGGAACTGCTGACCGCGGTGGCCGGACTCAAGCCCGGCAACGCGGCGCGCTTTGCGCTGCAGCGCGGCGCCGACAAGATGGAACTCGACGTCACCGCGGGCCTGCGGCCCCGGATCAGCCCCAAGCGCACGCCGGATCCGAACCAGAACGACACCGAATAG
- a CDS encoding histidine triad nucleotide-binding protein has protein sequence MSSDPNCVFCKIIEGKIPSRKVYEDEELFVFHDIAPWAPVHFMIVPKRHIPSMAQVTADDAGLLGRIMTLAPKLAVEQGCRPYPEGGFRIVVNTGAEGGQEVHHLHAHVMGGPRPWLKG, from the coding sequence ATGTCGTCTGACCCGAACTGCGTCTTCTGCAAGATCATCGAAGGCAAGATCCCGTCGCGCAAGGTCTACGAGGACGAAGAACTTTTCGTCTTCCACGACATCGCACCGTGGGCGCCGGTGCATTTCATGATCGTGCCGAAGCGGCACATTCCGTCGATGGCGCAGGTCACGGCCGACGATGCGGGCCTGCTGGGACGGATCATGACGCTGGCGCCCAAGTTGGCCGTCGAGCAGGGTTGCCGCCCGTATCCGGAAGGCGGCTTCCGGATCGTCGTCAACACCGGTGCCGAGGGCGGGCAGGAGGTCCACCATCTCCACGCCCACGTCATGGGCGGGCCAAGGCCCTGGCTCAAGGGGTGA
- the pdxA gene encoding 4-hydroxythreonine-4-phosphate dehydrogenase PdxA: MNKDKAGAIALTLGDPAGIGPEIIVKAFRDAAVDMRDCFVAGDVGIVRRASQALAASGQPALAVALIDTPADAHDVPPRCVPVLQVVAAPGHAIAQGEISAAAGRIAGECVVWAARAALRSEIAAIVTAPLHKEALAAAGYPFPGHTELLQAEAAAHQGRSIAELPVRMMLANDELRTVLVSIHMSLRDAIEAVSFDGVLQTLRIAHRALGAVLGRPPKIGVAGLNPHAGEGGLFGSEERDIIAPAIASARAEGIDADGPHAPDTVFMRARAKAQGPGEFDVVVAMYHDQGLIPVKYLGVDKGVNVTLGLPLVRTSPDHGTAFDIAGKGVADPSSLIEAVRMARSLVRGAGP, encoded by the coding sequence GTGAACAAGGACAAGGCTGGCGCGATCGCGCTCACGCTCGGCGATCCCGCAGGCATCGGGCCCGAGATCATCGTCAAGGCGTTTCGCGACGCGGCCGTCGACATGCGCGACTGCTTCGTGGCCGGCGACGTGGGCATCGTGCGCCGCGCTTCACAGGCGCTCGCTGCCTCCGGCCAGCCGGCGCTGGCCGTCGCGCTGATCGACACGCCCGCCGATGCACACGATGTACCGCCTCGCTGCGTGCCCGTGCTGCAGGTCGTCGCCGCGCCCGGGCACGCGATCGCGCAGGGCGAGATCAGCGCCGCCGCGGGCCGCATCGCCGGCGAGTGCGTGGTGTGGGCCGCGCGCGCGGCATTGCGCTCGGAGATCGCGGCGATCGTCACCGCGCCGCTGCACAAGGAGGCGCTCGCCGCCGCGGGATACCCGTTCCCCGGCCACACCGAGCTGCTGCAGGCCGAAGCCGCGGCGCATCAGGGCCGGTCGATCGCCGAGCTGCCGGTGCGCATGATGCTGGCCAACGACGAGCTGCGCACCGTCCTCGTGAGCATCCACATGTCGCTGCGCGATGCGATCGAGGCCGTGAGCTTCGACGGCGTGCTGCAGACGCTACGCATCGCGCATCGCGCGCTCGGCGCGGTGCTGGGACGGCCGCCGAAGATCGGCGTCGCGGGACTCAATCCGCATGCGGGGGAGGGCGGCCTGTTCGGTTCGGAGGAGCGCGACATCATCGCGCCCGCGATCGCGAGCGCACGCGCCGAAGGCATCGATGCCGACGGGCCGCATGCGCCCGACACGGTCTTCATGCGCGCGCGTGCCAAGGCGCAGGGGCCGGGTGAGTTCGACGTGGTGGTCGCGATGTACCACGACCAGGGCCTGATCCCGGTCAAGTATCTCGGCGTCGACAAGGGCGTCAACGTGACGCTCGGGCTGCCGCTGGTGCGTACCAGCCCCGATCACGGCACCGCCTTCGACATCGCGGGAAAGGGCGTTGCCGACCCCTCGAGCCTGATCGAGGCCGTGCGCATGGCCCGCTCGCTGGTTCGCGGCGCGGGCCCCTGA